Proteins from one Ipomoea triloba cultivar NCNSP0323 chromosome 1, ASM357664v1 genomic window:
- the LOC116025606 gene encoding uncharacterized protein LOC116025606: MSESRAPPPLLKHKSWSPDSHREEAWLRRKGNSGDRRERSKSVTDDDLDELRACIELGFGFDPDSPRLDPKLARTFPALELYCAVHRHYGGGSLSRSSSSTTLASTDSDTTSLAGNTLPGPISDLDISDEPEMMKTRLRYWARMVACSVRQNSPIL, from the exons ATGTCGGAATCCAGAGCTCCGCCGCCGCTGCTCAAGCACAAATCGTGGTCCCCCGACTCGCACCGGGAGGAGGCTTGGCTCAGGCGGAAGGGGAATAGCGGTGATCGACGGGAGCGGAGCAAGAGCGTGACCGACGACGACTTGGATGAGCTCCGCGCCTGCATCGAATTAGGGTTCGGCTTCGACCCCGATTCGCCCCGTTTGGATCCGAAACTCGCTCGGACTTTTCCGGCTCTGGAGCTCTATTGCGCTGTTCATAGGCACTACGGCGGCGGCAGCTTGTCGCGGTCTTCGTCGTCGACGACTTTGGCATCAACGGATTCCGATACTACGTCGTTGGCAGGAAATACCCTGCCCGGTCCGATTTCCGATCTAG ATATAAGTGATGAGCCGGAGATGATGAAGACGAGATTGAGATACTGGGCGCGGATGGTGGCCTGTTCGGTGCGACAAAATTCACCAATTTTGTGA